A stretch of the Porifericola rhodea genome encodes the following:
- a CDS encoding pyridoxal-dependent decarboxylase: MFWEKYNSIKIKETILEALKQNLDYRSESVLGLPATVLDPEVFYQDAPFLKDAPFMQTMVANPNHIGCHTLGESEPAFAGTQAIEKELIDICATQIFAAKIDSYDGYVASGGTEANIESLWVHRNMFMRKQGARLDEIAIVYSEDTHYSIPKGANLLQLKSIILSVDDSSREIIYEEMKQKLVEAKAGGIRFFILIMNMSTTMFGSVDDIQQCSQIMDEEELDYHIHVDGAYGGFIYPFAKPQQELTFQHSKINSFSLDAHKLVQTPYGTGICIMRKGLIENALTEEAQYVKGKDYTLIGSRSGANAIAIWMILRTYGSEGWKAKTARLIDRTDRLCQNLKERGIGFFRNPYMNIVAMRAEDIPKALVHQFQLVPDSHENDARWYKIVVMEHVSQGAIDRFLFAWDDLMHH; encoded by the coding sequence ATGTTTTGGGAAAAGTACAATAGCATCAAAATAAAAGAGACTATTCTGGAAGCCCTTAAACAAAATCTGGACTACCGTTCAGAGAGTGTCTTGGGTTTGCCAGCTACGGTGCTTGATCCGGAAGTTTTTTATCAGGATGCCCCTTTTTTAAAGGATGCCCCATTTATGCAAACGATGGTGGCTAACCCTAACCACATTGGCTGCCATACTTTGGGTGAGTCTGAGCCAGCCTTTGCGGGTACTCAGGCCATAGAGAAAGAGCTGATAGATATATGTGCTACTCAGATTTTTGCTGCCAAAATAGATTCTTATGATGGGTATGTAGCTTCCGGTGGTACAGAAGCTAATATTGAATCTCTCTGGGTACATAGAAATATGTTTATGCGCAAGCAAGGAGCTCGCCTGGATGAGATCGCCATTGTATACTCAGAAGATACACATTATTCAATTCCTAAGGGAGCTAATCTGCTTCAGCTCAAGTCTATTATCCTTTCTGTGGATGATAGCAGCAGAGAAATTATTTATGAAGAAATGAAGCAGAAGCTTGTAGAAGCTAAAGCGGGTGGTATTAGATTTTTCATTCTTATCATGAACATGTCTACGACAATGTTTGGTTCGGTAGATGATATTCAACAATGCAGCCAGATTATGGATGAAGAAGAACTAGACTATCATATTCATGTAGATGGAGCTTATGGGGGCTTTATTTATCCCTTTGCCAAACCCCAGCAGGAATTAACTTTTCAGCACTCAAAAATCAATTCTTTTTCATTAGATGCCCACAAACTTGTGCAGACACCTTACGGCACAGGTATTTGTATCATGAGAAAAGGACTGATAGAGAACGCGCTTACTGAAGAAGCTCAGTACGTAAAAGGGAAAGATTATACTTTAATAGGAAGCCGTTCAGGTGCCAATGCAATAGCTATCTGGATGATATTAAGAACATATGGATCTGAAGGCTGGAAAGCCAAAACCGCCAGGCTTATAGATCGTACAGATCGGCTCTGCCAGAACCTAAAGGAAAGAGGGATAGGTTTCTTCCGAAACCCATACATGAATATTGTGGCTATGCGAGCAGAAGACATACCTAAAGCACTGGTTCATCAATTTCAACTTGTACCTGACTCTCATGAAAATGACGCACGTTGGTATAAAATTGTAGTGATGGAGCATGTTAGCCAGGGAGCAATAGACCGATTTCTCTTTGCCTGGGATGATCTTATGCATCATTAA
- a CDS encoding Kelch repeat-containing protein, translated as MKKLWMLGLCLALACQSEKEKTENEVAEPEAKAPQEWTNVETKGEPTARHENAFTEVEGKFYLVGGRGERPVDIYDPETKSWSQGATPPLEMHHFQAVSFDGKLYVMGAFTGGFPDEKPIPNIYIYDPETDEWTEGPEIPEGRRRGAAGAFAYKNKLYLVCGIQNGHTDGYINWLDEYDPATDSWTQLADAPHQRDHVQAVVANNKIYVAGGRTTSAATGQTMELTVPEVDVYDFDSGTWTTLENNIPTMRAGTSSVHHGEYVVVIGGESGAMEAAHDHVEALNINNGEWESWPSLQRGRHGTQAFIYEDNIYIAAGSGNRGGGPELSSMEKYSLQ; from the coding sequence ATGAAAAAACTATGGATGCTAGGCCTGTGCCTGGCGCTGGCTTGTCAGTCAGAAAAAGAGAAAACCGAAAACGAAGTAGCTGAGCCAGAGGCTAAGGCCCCTCAGGAATGGACAAATGTTGAAACTAAGGGTGAGCCTACTGCCCGCCACGAAAATGCTTTCACCGAAGTAGAGGGCAAATTTTACCTTGTAGGGGGAAGAGGCGAAAGACCGGTAGATATTTATGATCCAGAAACAAAAAGCTGGTCGCAGGGTGCTACTCCTCCACTTGAAATGCATCACTTCCAGGCCGTTTCTTTTGATGGTAAACTCTATGTTATGGGGGCTTTTACTGGTGGTTTTCCTGATGAAAAACCTATACCCAATATCTATATCTACGATCCTGAAACTGATGAGTGGACTGAAGGCCCGGAAATACCTGAAGGGAGGCGGAGAGGAGCAGCCGGAGCATTTGCCTACAAGAATAAGCTATATCTGGTATGCGGCATACAGAATGGTCATACTGATGGTTATATCAATTGGCTGGATGAATATGACCCTGCTACAGATAGCTGGACTCAGTTAGCAGATGCTCCACACCAACGAGACCATGTGCAGGCAGTAGTTGCTAACAATAAAATCTATGTGGCGGGAGGAAGAACTACTTCAGCCGCTACAGGACAAACCATGGAGCTTACAGTGCCTGAAGTAGATGTTTATGATTTTGATAGCGGAACGTGGACCACGCTAGAAAATAATATTCCCACTATGCGTGCTGGCACTAGTTCGGTACACCACGGAGAGTATGTAGTAGTTATTGGAGGAGAGAGCGGAGCAATGGAGGCCGCCCACGATCACGTAGAAGCCTTAAATATTAATAATGGTGAATGGGAAAGCTGGCCTTCGCTTCAGCGTGGGAGGCATGGTACCCAAGCATTTATCTATGAGGACAATATCTATATAGCTGCAGGTAGTGGTAATAGAGGAGGTGGCCCTGAGCTTAGCAGCATGGAGAAATATAGTCTTCAGTAA